A stretch of the Lactuca sativa cultivar Salinas chromosome 9, Lsat_Salinas_v11, whole genome shotgun sequence genome encodes the following:
- the LOC111882021 gene encoding aquaporin PIP1-2 isoform X2 produces the protein MERREDGVHLGTHRFRDRRPLGTAARIYDKDYKEPEAVPFFEAAELCCWSFYRAAIAEFVATFLFLYISLMTVIQVSKSQNKCSSVGVQGIAWAFGGMIFALVYCTSGISGGHINPSVTFGLFLGRKMSFPRALLYMVMQCAGAICGAGVVKGFEGEKVFELHGGGANVVSEGYGKIDGLGAEIVGTFILVYTVFSATDAKFSARDSRVPILAPLPIGFAVFLVHLATIPITGTGINPARSLGAAIIYNKEQAWNEHDQCRGQHWRQPTTN, from the exons ATGGAAAGAAGGGAAGATGGCGTTCATTTGGGAACCCACAGATTCAGGGACAGACGCCCACTCGGCACGGCGGCTCGAATTTACGACAAAGATTACAAAGAGCCGGAGGCCGTTCCGTTCTTCGAGGCGGCGGAGCTCTGCTGCTGGTCATTCTACAGAGCTGCCATAGCCGAATTCGTTGCCACTTTTCTGTTTCTATACATCTCCCTCATGACAGTCATCCAAGTCTCCAAATCCCAAAACAAATGCTCCTCCGTCGGCGTCCAAGGAATCGCCTGGGCCTTCGGTGGCATGATTTTCGCACTTGTCTATTGCACCTCCGGCATCTCAG GAGGTCATATCAATCCTTCGGTGACATTTGGGTTGTTTCTGGGTAGAAAGATGTCGTTTCCGAGGGCGTTGTTGTACATGGTGATGCAATGCGCCGGTGCAATATGTGGCGCCGGAGTTGTAAAGGGGTTTGAAGGGGAGAAAGTATTTGAGCTACACGGCGGTGGCGCCAACGTGGTTTCTGAAGGATACGGCAAAATCGACGGCCTTGGGGCGGAAATCGTCGGAACATTCATCCTTGTGTACACCGTCTTCTCCGCCACCGACGCCAAGTTCAGTGCTCGCGATTCCCGCGTTCCT ATTTTGGCGCCATTGCCAATTGGGTTTGCGGTGTTTTTGGTTCATTTGGCCACCATTCCGATCACCGGCACTGGGATTAATCCGGCGAGGAGTCTGGGAGCTGCCATTATCTATAACAAGGAGCAAGCATGGAATGAACAT GACCAATGTCGGGGGCAACATTGGCGGCAGCCTACCACCAACTAA
- the LOC111882007 gene encoding uncharacterized protein LOC111882007, whose translation MLHCLHWAWENCPTTYHGQFTRGDHGHPTIILEAVASQDMWIWHAFFGYPVLVNDINVLNRSPIFNNIYDGFAPDSSFQVRGTPYKYGYYLVDGIYHEYDVFVKSFTTPHGSRRKKFKRTQERARKDVERAFGALKKRWFILKKPQAYLGEEKLQEIMYTCLILHNMIIEDEGRAIFAFDEEETISET comes from the coding sequence atgttacattgtcTCCATTGGGCATGGGAAAATTGCCCTACAACATATCATGGGCAATTTACCCGAGGTGATCATGGTCACCCAACAATCATACTTGAAGCAGTTGCATCACAAGATATGTGGATTTGGCATGCTTTTTTTGGTTATCCTGTTTTGGTTAACGACATCAACGTTCTTAATCGTTCACCAATATTTAACAACATATACGATGGATTCGCACCAGATTCTTCTTTTCAAGTGCGTGGAACGCCATATAAGTATGGTTATTATCTGGTCGATGGAATCTATCATGAGTATGATGTGTTTGTTAAATCGTTTACAACTCCACATGGTTCTAGACGAAAGAAATTTAAGAGAACTCAAGAAAGAGCTAGGAAGGATGTTGAGCGTGCTTTTGGAGCTCTGAAGAAACGATGGTTCATATTGAAAAAACCACAAGCTTATTTAGGCGAGGAAAAACTTCAAGAAATCATGTATACATGTCTTATATTGCATAACATGATTATTGAAGACGAAGGAAGAGCGATATTTGCGTTTGACGAGGAAGAAACCATATCAGAGACATAA
- the LOC111882021 gene encoding aquaporin PIP1-2 isoform X1 yields the protein MERREDGVHLGTHRFRDRRPLGTAARIYDKDYKEPEAVPFFEAAELCCWSFYRAAIAEFVATFLFLYISLMTVIQVSKSQNKCSSVGVQGIAWAFGGMIFALVYCTSGISGGHINPSVTFGLFLGRKMSFPRALLYMVMQCAGAICGAGVVKGFEGEKVFELHGGGANVVSEGYGKIDGLGAEIVGTFILVYTVFSATDAKFSARDSRVPILAPLPIGFAVFLVHLATIPITGTGINPARSLGAAIIYNKEQAWNEHWIFWAGPMSGATLAAAYHQLIIRAFPFKGRPSLPQ from the exons ATGGAAAGAAGGGAAGATGGCGTTCATTTGGGAACCCACAGATTCAGGGACAGACGCCCACTCGGCACGGCGGCTCGAATTTACGACAAAGATTACAAAGAGCCGGAGGCCGTTCCGTTCTTCGAGGCGGCGGAGCTCTGCTGCTGGTCATTCTACAGAGCTGCCATAGCCGAATTCGTTGCCACTTTTCTGTTTCTATACATCTCCCTCATGACAGTCATCCAAGTCTCCAAATCCCAAAACAAATGCTCCTCCGTCGGCGTCCAAGGAATCGCCTGGGCCTTCGGTGGCATGATTTTCGCACTTGTCTATTGCACCTCCGGCATCTCAG GAGGTCATATCAATCCTTCGGTGACATTTGGGTTGTTTCTGGGTAGAAAGATGTCGTTTCCGAGGGCGTTGTTGTACATGGTGATGCAATGCGCCGGTGCAATATGTGGCGCCGGAGTTGTAAAGGGGTTTGAAGGGGAGAAAGTATTTGAGCTACACGGCGGTGGCGCCAACGTGGTTTCTGAAGGATACGGCAAAATCGACGGCCTTGGGGCGGAAATCGTCGGAACATTCATCCTTGTGTACACCGTCTTCTCCGCCACCGACGCCAAGTTCAGTGCTCGCGATTCCCGCGTTCCT ATTTTGGCGCCATTGCCAATTGGGTTTGCGGTGTTTTTGGTTCATTTGGCCACCATTCCGATCACCGGCACTGGGATTAATCCGGCGAGGAGTCTGGGAGCTGCCATTATCTATAACAAGGAGCAAGCATGGAATGAACAT TGGATATTCTGGGCAGGACCAATGTCGGGGGCAACATTGGCGGCAGCCTACCACCAACTAATCATCAGAGCGTTTCCTTTCAAAGGAAGACCATCTTTGCCCCAGTAA
- the LOC111882006 gene encoding uncharacterized protein LOC111882006 translates to MDGNNQILPIGYGICPKETTDSWTWFLEKLHECIGDVEGLTMVRDKAPVIVVSIQNVFPNAQHGLCGFHLIGNIVQTFGKTKKTTILFWKLVRAYKTTKFEFYWGRLRNIRDDVATYLSQIPREKWTGAYCPTTRYDYMTSNSARSMNVVSNKARKLSILPLLEFFRSLMQKWFYKRRMAAEKSTTILTKWAEDMVKKNKKGIQGWLVSGVNNTTYQVHDFKSGGIVNLREKTCSCRYWQLTGLPCGHVIMVLTHLKNDCCGHMAIDAYKIDTY, encoded by the exons ATGGATGGCAACAATCAGATCTTGCCTATTGGGTATGGAATTTGCCCAAAAGAGACTACagattcttggacatggtttcttGAAAAACTACATGAATGCATTGGTGATGTGGAAGGTCTGACAATGGTCAGAGATAAAGCACCCGTAATTGTTGTAAGTATTCAAAATGTTTTTCCAAATGCTCAACATGGATTGTGTGGTTTTCATCTAATAGGAAACATAGTCCAAACCTTTGGAAAAACCAAAAAAACAACAATTTTGTTTTGGAAGCTGGTAAGAGCTTACAAAACCACTAAGTTTGAATTCTATTGGGGGAGACTTCGTAATATAAGAGATGATGTAGCGACATATCTCAGTCAAATTCCACGTGAGAAATGGACCGGAGCGTATTGCCCTACCACGAGGTATGATTATATGACCTCAAATAGTGCGAGGTCCATGAATGTTGTATCAAATAAAGCAAGGAAGTTAAGTATATTACCACTTCTTGAGTTCTTTCGTTCACTTATGCAGAAATGGTTTTACAAACGGCGGATGGCTGCAG AAAAAAGTACAACAATACTTACGAAGTGGGCTGAAGATatggttaaaaaaaataaaaaggggaTTCAAGGATGGTTGGTATCCGGTGTTAACAATACAACATATCAAGTGCATGACTTCAAAAGTGGCGGCATAGTGAATTTGAGGGAAAAGACTTGTTCTTGCAGATATTGGCAACTAACTGGTTTGCCATGTGGTCATGTGATAATGGTTTTAACGCACTTGAAAAACGATTGTTGTGGGCATATGGCTATAGATGCTTATAAAATTGATACATATTGA
- the LOC111881997 gene encoding 60S acidic ribosomal protein P0: protein MGKVSKADKKIAYDQKLCQLLDDYTQVLVSAADNVGSKQLQNIRHGLRGDSVILMGKNTMMKRSIRMHSEKTGNKAYLNLIPLLIGNVGLIFTKGDLKEVSEEVAKYKVGAPARVGLVAPVDVVVPPGNTGLDPSQTSFFQVLNIPTKINKGTVEIITPVELIKKGDKVGSSEAALLAKLGIRPFSYGLVVLTVYDNGSVFSPEVLDLTEEDLIEKFALGVSMVTSLALAIHYPTIAAAPHMLINGYKNALSIAVATDYTFPLADKVKEYLADPSKFAVAAPAAAAASGGAPAAAAAAPVEEKKEEEAEASDDDMGFGLFD, encoded by the exons ATGGGCAAAGTTTCAAAAGCCGATAAGAAGATTGCTTACGATCAGAAGCTCTGCCAGCTTCTTGATGACTACACTCAAGTCCTTGTTTCTGCCGCCGATAATGTCGGTTCCAAGCAACTTCAGAACATTCGTCATGGTCTTCGAGGGGATTCTGTTATCCTGATGGGGAAGAATACCATGATGAAGCGTTCAATCAGGATGCATTCCGAGAAAACCGGAAACAAGGCCTACCTCAATCTCATCCCTCTCCTTATT GGAAATGTCGGTCTGATCTTCACAAAAGGTGACTTGAAGGAAGTCAGTGAAGAGGTTGCGAAGTACAAGGTCGGAGCTCCTGCTCGTGTTGGACTGGTGGCTCCGGTGGATGTGGTTGTTCCACCCGGCAACACTGGTCTCGATCCATCTCAGACTTCTTTCTTCCAG GTTCTTAACATTCCGACTAAGATTAACAAGGGAACTGTTGAAATCATCACCCCTGTCGAGCTCATCAAGAAGGGAGACAAGGTCGGATCTTCTGAAGCTGCACTTCTAGCCAAGCTTGGCATCAGGCCATTCTCATATGGGCTTGTTGTTCTTACTGTTTACGACAATGGATCTGTATTCAGTCCCGAGGTTCTTGATTTGACTGAAGAAGACTTGATTGAGAAGTTCGCTCTTGGTGTCTCCATGGTTACATCTCTTGCTTTGGCCATCCACTACCCCACCATTGCTGCAGCTCCACACATGCTCATCAATGGCTACAAGAATGCTTTGTCCATTGCTGTTGCAACTGACTACACTTTCCCACTTGCTGATAAAGTGAAGGAGTATCTTGCT GATCCGAGCAAGTTTGCTGTTGCTGCTCcggctgctgctgctgcttctGGTGGTGCTccggctgctgctgctgctgctccggtggaagagaagaaggaagaggAGGCAGAGGCTAGTGATGATGACATGGGATTTGGATTGTTTGATTAG